Proteins from one Aquipuribacter sp. SD81 genomic window:
- a CDS encoding response regulator — protein MQGSPRIRVVVVDDSVVVRRLVSDVLASDPEIEVVATSSNGRLGVDAVRRLRPDVVTMDIEMPVMDGIEAVREIRTTDRTVPIIMFSTLTARGARATFDALDAGATDYVTKPGQASAVGSGLDQVRAELLPRVRALAARRRPGALGARPALGAPTSRPATPGLPAARAGLLGTPGTP, from the coding sequence GTGCAGGGCAGCCCCCGCATCAGGGTCGTCGTGGTCGACGACTCGGTCGTCGTGCGCCGTCTCGTCTCCGACGTGCTCGCCTCCGACCCCGAGATCGAGGTCGTCGCCACGAGCAGCAACGGCCGCCTCGGCGTCGACGCGGTGCGCCGGCTCCGCCCGGACGTCGTGACGATGGACATCGAGATGCCCGTCATGGACGGCATCGAGGCGGTCCGCGAGATCCGCACGACCGACCGGACCGTGCCGATCATCATGTTCAGCACCCTGACGGCCCGCGGCGCCCGCGCCACCTTCGACGCCCTCGACGCCGGCGCCACCGACTACGTGACGAAGCCGGGCCAGGCCTCGGCCGTCGGCTCCGGCCTGGACCAGGTCCGCGCGGAGCTCCTGCCCCGCGTCCGCGCCCTCGCCGCGCGGCGCCGTCCCGGCGCCCTCGGTGCCCGTCCCGCCCTCGGCGCCCCGACGTCCCGCCCGGCGACGCCCGGCCTGCCCGCCGCACGCGCGGGGCTGCTCGGCACGCCCGGCACGCCCG